Proteins from one Lacrimispora sphenoides genomic window:
- a CDS encoding DUF6076 domain-containing protein encodes MGLEFELYSMYHNTDANTMGITTPLGLMEEEYAVGENFLEYLNLDFNYYNEFYKLYDEFHIATLLNNPKKIKIKEQIFLESCKKIYTLRADKYAAEINDLERSLEESNKKKGTNSSKELKKLNVLKTGMEFYLKDFNEMKNASSFQELEKLGVLESVFLFALEISDSSEHPYIFHSQMPLGRDLNIKKYQDRFKQLIDFCFNKDYSTELNNLSAWERYYLWQIKNSTINHISVIEFYEPTIECSYAILPNKDFSFDNKQEIIDGKLNNKAIQSLKSLEAFPVRLNHCKTPTEYAFCEFHAMLDSNIKIKRCDFCGNYFILSGNYHTKYCSDCKNKAIKSARKSKVDSSPILKEYEKAYKRMYARRLKNTMSNKEFGLWTEKASATRDVFNEKYNSASSEDLLREFKDFLGNK; translated from the coding sequence ATGGGACTTGAATTCGAATTATATTCCATGTATCATAATACTGATGCTAACACAATGGGTATTACCACTCCATTAGGTTTAATGGAAGAGGAGTACGCTGTCGGAGAAAACTTTTTAGAATATCTGAATTTGGATTTTAATTACTATAATGAATTTTATAAACTTTATGATGAATTTCATATAGCAACACTACTTAATAATCCAAAAAAGATAAAAATTAAAGAACAAATATTTTTGGAATCATGCAAGAAAATTTACACCTTACGAGCTGACAAATATGCAGCTGAAATTAATGATTTAGAGAGGAGCTTAGAAGAGTCAAACAAGAAAAAAGGTACAAACAGTTCTAAAGAACTTAAAAAGTTAAATGTATTAAAAACTGGAATGGAATTTTATTTAAAAGATTTTAATGAGATGAAAAATGCAAGCAGTTTTCAAGAGCTTGAAAAGTTAGGTGTATTAGAAAGTGTGTTTCTGTTTGCTTTGGAAATTTCAGATTCTTCTGAACATCCATATATATTCCACTCGCAAATGCCTTTAGGACGTGATCTTAATATCAAAAAGTATCAGGACCGTTTTAAACAGTTAATTGATTTCTGTTTTAATAAAGATTACTCTACAGAGTTAAATAATCTATCAGCATGGGAAAGATATTATTTATGGCAAATCAAAAATAGCACAATCAATCACATTTCTGTCATTGAATTTTACGAACCTACCATTGAATGCAGTTATGCTATATTGCCTAATAAAGATTTTTCATTTGACAATAAACAAGAAATCATAGATGGTAAATTAAATAATAAAGCAATCCAATCGTTAAAAAGCCTCGAGGCATTCCCGGTAAGATTGAATCATTGCAAAACGCCAACGGAATATGCATTTTGTGAATTTCATGCGATGTTAGACTCAAATATAAAAATCAAACGCTGTGATTTTTGCGGAAATTATTTTATATTGTCAGGCAATTACCATACAAAATACTGTTCAGATTGTAAGAATAAGGCGATAAAAAGTGCCAGGAAAAGTAAGGTGGATTCATCTCCAATTCTAAAAGAATACGAAAAAGCATACAAGCGCATGTATGCCAGACGATTAAAAAACACAATGTCCAATAAAGAATTTGGTTTATGGACAGAGAAAGCATCTGCCACACGTGATGTTTTTAATGAAAAATACAATTCTGCATCGTCAGAAGACCTGCTAAGGGAATTCAAAGACTTTCTAGGAAATAAATAA